A portion of the Simkania negevensis Z genome contains these proteins:
- the yidD gene encoding membrane protein insertion efficiency factor YidD, translating to MGFKIQFLIVFFCVATATLSAEIGYQEPWGKDAELVPRQSRIPSVPTTKGIWTKLAEQVILFHQNVLSPVDGPRSHFRPTSSRYMLLAMRRHGFIKGFVMGCDRLLRENKEEWVYRTITIDGETFKWDPTY from the coding sequence ATGGGTTTTAAAATACAATTTCTTATCGTTTTCTTTTGTGTTGCTACGGCAACGTTATCAGCCGAGATCGGCTATCAAGAACCCTGGGGAAAAGATGCCGAACTGGTGCCTCGACAGAGTCGGATTCCTTCAGTCCCAACTACAAAAGGAATCTGGACTAAACTAGCTGAGCAAGTGATTCTCTTTCACCAAAATGTACTGTCTCCTGTTGATGGACCGCGTAGCCACTTTCGGCCAACAAGTTCCCGTTATATGCTCCTCGCCATGCGACGTCACGGCTTTATCAAAGGGTTTGTGATGGGGTGCGATCGCCTCTTGCGCGAAAACAAAGAAGAATGGGTCTACCGCACAATCACAATCGATGGAGAAACATTTAAATGGGATCCTACTTACTAG
- a CDS encoding tetratricopeptide repeat protein, with the protein MKSKLLLLLLVVFVSSCYKVSDKLEPQVNYAVQDRYLKQLPPAFPELSYEEKKEAWGKEYILGQRFAQDLDFYRAITTFKRSEYLLPEEDTERLLEIQYQMLLCYYLGKRYQDAIQTYNHSKLYTTTIAFPAYHDMLVILYECYIETGDQLKAEHTLRTIRSYYPETAKKLELATILIEGDLIALEKESQQSPSQTYLSEILTEYDAKKKSVKKAQTFNMILPGAGYLYVGQKQSAVTAFLLNGLFIAAAVHFFCKGEIAAGVITTSFEAGWYFGGIYGAGESAKLYNERVYEDLAYPALNRNGLFPVLMLQYGF; encoded by the coding sequence ATGAAATCGAAACTCCTTTTGCTCTTATTGGTGGTTTTTGTGTCCTCTTGCTATAAGGTCTCCGATAAGCTTGAGCCTCAGGTGAACTATGCTGTGCAAGATCGGTACTTGAAACAGCTTCCCCCTGCATTTCCTGAGCTCAGCTATGAGGAAAAAAAAGAAGCCTGGGGCAAGGAATACATTCTAGGGCAAAGATTTGCTCAAGATCTCGACTTCTATCGCGCTATTACGACATTTAAGCGGTCGGAATATCTTCTCCCTGAGGAAGACACTGAGCGTCTACTTGAAATTCAGTACCAAATGCTTCTGTGCTATTACTTGGGCAAACGGTATCAAGATGCCATTCAAACTTACAATCACTCGAAGCTCTACACTACTACGATTGCATTTCCTGCTTACCACGACATGCTAGTCATCCTCTACGAATGTTACATCGAAACAGGTGATCAGCTCAAAGCCGAGCATACACTACGGACAATCCGTAGCTACTATCCCGAGACAGCAAAAAAATTAGAACTTGCAACGATTTTAATTGAAGGGGATCTCATTGCCCTTGAGAAAGAGTCTCAACAAAGTCCATCTCAAACTTACCTCTCAGAAATTCTTACTGAATATGACGCAAAAAAAAAATCTGTTAAAAAGGCTCAAACATTCAACATGATTCTGCCAGGAGCAGGCTACCTCTATGTTGGACAAAAGCAATCTGCAGTCACTGCTTTTTTGCTCAATGGTCTCTTCATCGCAGCTGCTGTCCACTTTTTTTGTAAGGGGGAAATTGCAGCAGGTGTCATCACCACAAGCTTTGAGGCGGGGTGGTACTTTGGGGGAATTTATGGTGCAGGAGAGTCGGCCAAACTCTATAATGAACGGGTATACGAGGATTTGGCGTATCCAGCACTCAACCGGAACGGACTTTTTCCTGTCCTCATGTTGCAATATGGGTTTTAA
- a CDS encoding DUF3638 domain-containing protein has translation MAIRSILDPFISHKAVCDLGALKKQATDGDWSQMLRLKWVVVVDVIPGLAAKSVGYLTDLFFHIVTFNLSLIFADIRLALNAGMQAVGFTVTLLPSGVGKMGYGLVESFRKSEFTFLISRDIQYIASRVRSSYHDGPEKEKAYDALQKLRDEMNTLGYLTFASLDELATACEPFRYSGSIRETLHSLRYLAVKLSPDVESKGTDVQAIEQKEKTLLSDKKSGAAAAVDLPPDLTSLFSVVHGGFTGDVFYPANAEQLAGYLLELIKRIRSNERKEMHAALSDHSDRIDLLEKRLKIIREFEGLKKTYGNDHKKFAQKVLEKLATEKTISIPSGILMGPVAQRAYITFKLEERDGKQWISGQVINLGQGAEGAIFDDEFGRLRIHPELVLRPAPLEEVQKSFFWRTFLNLGHSTQADGNPTQLTMDDFTEKLLGEWPTKTGGYQKRGKKLQIAPNSEFTALKEIIQDVLGPKCSEVFMLGFCDAVLEDYVGEKEITEENLYALKETSSHLARKARRSFAEMEELSTAIQKRLAVLDRGIQTFEEGRKVLYEQGRIPCEVPFQEILPMPVRVLTHQPPVTRKVVLNPPDGNLQAKLSYYLNEGGHHRYSDRDRLCILRRGVETIPSVSDPIWETDEGIRLIETAKDLKNSWFRQLSGDRYHGRLLHMGSDDAALMLKVITVEFKVYSQMVGAKGVRDFFLSRMKTVLESDGLFLLRPTHPDRMQEFRESVDYILKESSELKAADNIALMDVKVSSLDGLKRYPHLYYLYEHLQAHPTLKQELKDQIEQARLQRIPPDHKPATDLDCVRELYSGWRLLSHPEEPVEWKKLFHCWGEFFGYFGVRASSQSYHKFSHYAYDYSGTHEFVEDFSGVYNSKNGYSDRFPGTEDKEACQTNLFLETYPNIEGREAEKLLPILKRELRYDNIDKIHENQHLLLNEGIEIEEEGIPFYELQSLLGITTYKDLTIDLAVKHFDRFFPRMRKQIFCTFFQAFLTQVFIEEGNTHSLLERASKSYPEQVFQLLDFLQKRRISSKRYNWDQTTSFLFWMEGVALSYLIRYQKDDPQVETAYQNFLMQTRYLIAGENEPELQLDLSGRLVSLGPYFENTAKKDSFRDLINRVVGGVSDVPDRSREETRRLDHGFVTHVGDIERTTLENRTRVINTESFQGVYRRVPYAQLGGLCVRARCYPFSTNFESDGLEVYRQDGRDLVFKQGEILPSYCIENGRIELLEKGNRTGLYLATSSYDAPMGQFLDRIAPPKDLYIWKNSQNKVIRVDYKKLGLTLNYESDPENPTLGHWMSSTHPGYHLDPSFRSSEFEPSSHYLVLRNSKGQRVVYVLEAPFTASGQRENLTENALFAITKESAKSLLVYHLDEEKEIDFSKMGHEELLYGMYLTLQERNYDKAALWLKEWEKQTPLHTERTIGILNYFISMIGEGGFDTNPRSLAIRLKLELSVLNDPLYKLSEEEEKKLKEALLQDGVKYRHEQNNVFPFKLSEDQFAQLNTLIPSNFVYYLMTQVQMFLTKLGTFANGADLYRIPFDQIPFSKDALKELKGIDNVLRPHDVFIQNFLAYYHLAKTAAPSDPRIEELRYLLRSCSLDKSDTVKAIREILLGVLDNPFAFPKTEELLVLQETFSKEQVITQLYNDAKQINLMSFINEGLSIIYSMTKTFVLQTYETHKAKIVLWTIQMLLVIMILRIPSRFLGPFAELCEERYFGLFFRSLLSALLRPAIEWSSKELERLQKPIMSRIWSSEPKPLPYLKPTMPAEIFTPTLTFNSQLDAPIKTCLRFQSSDDPYLIPERCDKSQDLKTLEEMRRKFTAAKEDSREPCVQRERAKFLKGLDEKKAELERINGTVEYKINQNRIGALRAIVRKEKEKFEQIAREKSSLVLRIAHHYPPQLHLEVKGGLLQALSLEELIVAFGRKDHEKILRSNPSLSREELARLEQLIGEYLVAKTAEDRLAVACQKLSQAEMLHTRLTETQARNRIANAFYSWRGQYHDPAKDQREVDALLTDSLQILQTKRCFAGAQNPHLLVFEYFMKLTLRQNQVTFLDRLTGAMGDPKTLERIIEEAHTGFGKSKVAIPLWLYLTSQSGRIAMITVPEMLLEEMRIHLKQVLGKVYDQGISPIYFDRTRANDLNYLKYINQVFEDAEATGKCVVISINSLHGIAVLKHKENYFRRAQEGLPAEYIEELDKTRCILAEKVSNFIDEATDALYIRYSYDYSVGRKKPLGVSYIETTRELYDLLVENTELLKRIDFDFMQQAEGSETQKYVDEETYEKVVLPALIESVIKKFAIPTQHQAAARTSLAGGYDAGCETFFSSLNQKESSQFAQIRRELVTYFRQSFSCRWNERYKLGEDRIAYPARNGKLIPRSQFSALDLILNFTMQANIRVPFEMKHIEDFIEGLINDSLSKSQQEFEGSVGFRVYQRFSNMLGGLPQFAELKKGHKQALLEAINSTPQNRLLFTEGYVLPKLEYFPRKIVSYPQLIFNRVHNQGATGTLSENVPSGFKLNFDPKTIFRNLIVLWQKSKDQLFSIPKLEGRELINHLFHNFNGNFNVIIDIAGYIRGFSSSEELARAILEVTAHRASPIDAVGFIDSEGRNLILKRGASAPVLRANASIDVDRIFQVYRQEDVIGFDINLDREAKAIITCGRFTRRDFFMQGAGRLRGLNSGMVASFVTIEEEMEYIREALEIPKEQQMLFEDLFLYVFNLEGEKQGDEAFDVMYHEWLAKIENLFWNKDLDLPMSERTKLFNQLGNFYCQKVFQDPIGSLRLTREELSMDEVTEGTQRELLSTFEKIVAEHPNLAEDYARDKLKPLIEGQFEKNRLREKATQLRGGSELQLSFSEVEQEDDKDLELEMIQVKDLARSSALFFEPEEPQPLERPYDDLGQYPKVQRFHPKSERYVNPDILCCDNFFRISEYMPELYRVTMKPARYSLIVQNRKEKTYQVVLLDLHTANEIYAAMKQDKEDGRVRHDDFDYYLIGNDTMNLLAANGKEKWTQETANETNLRALMLEARPYTGKLDFDHEDQTKLQESEIAIPFFKTIEDRFVKPWPYYQRSLDNYSALVM, from the coding sequence ATGGCGATTCGTTCGATTCTAGATCCGTTTATTTCTCATAAAGCGGTTTGTGACCTAGGCGCATTAAAGAAGCAAGCAACTGATGGCGATTGGAGTCAGATGCTTCGCCTTAAGTGGGTGGTAGTTGTGGATGTGATTCCTGGGCTTGCTGCCAAGTCAGTCGGGTATCTAACGGATCTCTTTTTTCATATCGTGACGTTCAATCTGTCACTTATTTTTGCTGATATTAGATTAGCCCTTAATGCAGGAATGCAAGCGGTAGGTTTTACAGTGACCCTTCTTCCAAGTGGAGTTGGAAAGATGGGGTATGGTCTAGTTGAATCGTTTAGAAAGTCAGAGTTTACCTTCTTGATTTCTAGAGATATCCAATACATTGCGAGCCGAGTGAGGTCTTCTTATCATGATGGCCCTGAAAAAGAAAAAGCTTATGATGCCTTGCAAAAGCTTCGAGATGAAATGAATACTTTGGGGTATTTAACCTTTGCATCTTTGGATGAATTAGCTACAGCTTGTGAACCTTTTCGGTATTCAGGGAGTATCAGAGAGACGCTCCATTCTCTTCGCTACCTTGCTGTTAAACTTTCCCCAGATGTGGAAAGTAAAGGAACCGATGTTCAAGCCATCGAACAAAAGGAAAAAACATTACTTTCAGATAAAAAGAGCGGAGCAGCGGCTGCTGTAGATCTACCTCCAGATTTGACAAGTCTTTTTTCGGTTGTTCATGGAGGTTTTACAGGAGATGTATTTTATCCAGCGAATGCAGAGCAACTGGCGGGATATCTGCTTGAGCTCATCAAGAGAATTCGATCAAATGAGCGAAAGGAAATGCATGCAGCTCTAAGTGATCACTCTGATCGCATTGACCTTCTCGAAAAAAGGTTAAAGATCATACGGGAATTTGAAGGGCTAAAGAAAACATATGGGAACGATCATAAAAAGTTTGCCCAGAAGGTTCTAGAAAAACTTGCGACTGAAAAAACGATTAGCATTCCTTCAGGAATCCTCATGGGGCCTGTTGCTCAACGCGCTTACATCACTTTTAAACTTGAAGAGCGGGATGGGAAACAGTGGATTTCCGGTCAGGTGATCAATCTAGGTCAAGGTGCTGAAGGAGCGATCTTTGATGATGAATTTGGTCGTCTACGCATCCACCCAGAATTGGTTTTGCGTCCAGCGCCTCTAGAAGAGGTTCAAAAGAGTTTTTTTTGGCGCACATTTCTCAACCTTGGTCATTCCACACAAGCAGATGGGAATCCTACCCAATTGACAATGGATGACTTTACAGAAAAACTTCTCGGTGAATGGCCGACAAAGACAGGTGGTTACCAGAAGCGGGGGAAAAAGTTACAAATTGCCCCTAATAGTGAGTTCACAGCTTTAAAAGAAATCATCCAAGACGTGTTAGGACCCAAGTGCAGTGAAGTATTTATGCTTGGTTTTTGCGATGCTGTGCTAGAAGACTATGTGGGAGAAAAAGAGATCACAGAAGAGAATTTATATGCGCTGAAAGAAACCTCGTCTCATTTAGCACGTAAAGCTAGACGGTCTTTTGCAGAAATGGAAGAGCTATCGACGGCCATTCAGAAGAGATTAGCTGTTCTTGATCGAGGCATTCAAACATTTGAAGAGGGGAGAAAGGTTTTATATGAACAAGGGCGCATTCCTTGCGAGGTGCCGTTTCAAGAAATCCTCCCAATGCCAGTAAGAGTTTTAACTCACCAGCCACCCGTGACTCGGAAAGTCGTATTGAATCCCCCTGATGGGAATCTTCAAGCTAAGCTCAGCTATTATTTAAATGAGGGTGGTCATCATCGTTACTCTGATCGGGACCGCCTTTGTATCCTCCGCCGAGGAGTCGAAACCATTCCGAGTGTGAGCGACCCAATTTGGGAGACCGATGAGGGAATAAGATTGATCGAAACGGCGAAAGATTTAAAAAATTCATGGTTTCGTCAGTTGAGTGGAGATCGGTATCATGGTAGATTACTTCACATGGGATCTGATGATGCTGCTCTTATGTTAAAAGTCATCACCGTTGAATTTAAAGTGTATTCTCAGATGGTGGGAGCAAAAGGGGTTAGAGATTTTTTCTTGTCCCGAATGAAAACTGTTTTAGAGTCCGATGGACTGTTTCTTCTTAGGCCCACACATCCAGATAGGATGCAAGAATTCCGTGAATCGGTTGACTACATCCTTAAAGAAAGCTCTGAGTTAAAAGCTGCAGACAACATTGCTTTGATGGATGTGAAAGTCTCAAGTCTTGATGGACTGAAACGGTATCCTCATTTGTATTATCTTTATGAGCATTTACAAGCCCACCCAACTCTTAAGCAAGAGCTGAAAGATCAAATTGAGCAGGCTCGTTTACAACGGATTCCTCCGGATCATAAGCCTGCGACTGATTTAGATTGTGTGCGGGAACTTTATTCAGGATGGAGACTTCTTAGCCATCCCGAAGAGCCAGTAGAGTGGAAAAAATTGTTCCATTGCTGGGGAGAATTCTTCGGTTATTTTGGCGTAAGAGCTTCAAGCCAAAGTTATCATAAATTTTCGCATTATGCATACGATTATTCCGGCACTCACGAATTTGTAGAAGATTTTTCAGGAGTTTATAATTCTAAGAATGGTTATTCTGATCGTTTCCCCGGAACAGAGGATAAAGAAGCATGCCAAACAAACCTTTTCCTCGAAACCTATCCAAATATCGAAGGGAGAGAGGCTGAAAAACTTTTGCCGATTCTTAAAAGAGAGCTCCGTTATGACAACATAGATAAAATTCATGAGAATCAGCATTTGCTTCTGAATGAGGGAATTGAAATTGAAGAAGAAGGGATACCCTTTTATGAACTTCAAAGCCTTTTAGGGATCACCACCTATAAAGACCTTACAATAGATCTTGCGGTGAAACATTTTGACCGCTTTTTCCCACGGATGCGTAAGCAGATTTTCTGCACCTTTTTCCAAGCATTTTTGACGCAAGTTTTTATTGAAGAAGGAAACACCCATAGTTTGCTTGAACGTGCTTCTAAGTCGTATCCAGAGCAAGTCTTCCAGTTGTTAGATTTCTTGCAGAAAAGACGGATTAGTTCCAAGCGTTACAATTGGGATCAAACGACTAGCTTTCTCTTCTGGATGGAAGGGGTGGCACTATCCTATTTGATCCGGTACCAAAAAGATGATCCTCAAGTCGAGACGGCGTATCAAAACTTTTTAATGCAAACCCGCTACCTCATTGCAGGAGAAAATGAACCTGAGCTTCAACTTGACCTTTCAGGGCGTCTTGTCTCTCTTGGGCCTTATTTTGAAAACACGGCGAAAAAAGATTCGTTCAGGGATTTGATCAATCGAGTTGTTGGGGGCGTTTCCGATGTACCTGACAGGTCCCGCGAAGAAACAAGAAGATTGGATCATGGTTTTGTCACACATGTTGGTGACATTGAACGTACAACACTAGAAAATCGTACACGTGTGATCAATACAGAATCGTTTCAAGGAGTTTACAGGCGCGTTCCATATGCGCAGCTTGGTGGTCTCTGTGTTCGTGCTCGGTGCTATCCTTTTTCAACTAACTTTGAGTCAGATGGATTAGAAGTTTACAGGCAAGATGGGCGAGACTTGGTTTTTAAACAAGGTGAGATTCTTCCTTCTTATTGTATTGAAAATGGACGGATCGAGCTACTTGAAAAAGGAAATCGGACAGGGCTTTACCTTGCAACGTCTTCTTATGATGCGCCAATGGGCCAATTTTTAGACCGGATTGCTCCTCCCAAAGATCTCTACATCTGGAAAAATAGCCAAAACAAAGTCATTCGAGTCGATTACAAAAAGTTAGGGCTGACTCTCAATTATGAAAGCGATCCTGAAAATCCAACACTAGGACACTGGATGAGCTCAACGCATCCAGGATATCATTTAGATCCTAGTTTTCGATCAAGTGAGTTTGAACCTTCATCCCATTACCTCGTCTTGCGCAACAGCAAGGGTCAACGAGTTGTGTATGTTCTTGAGGCTCCATTTACAGCATCTGGACAGCGAGAGAATCTTACTGAGAATGCCCTCTTTGCAATTACAAAGGAAAGTGCTAAATCTCTTCTTGTCTACCATTTAGACGAAGAAAAAGAAATCGATTTTTCAAAAATGGGACATGAAGAGCTGCTCTATGGAATGTACCTTACATTACAGGAACGTAATTATGACAAAGCTGCTCTTTGGTTGAAAGAGTGGGAAAAACAAACCCCTCTCCATACCGAGCGTACAATTGGTATTTTGAATTATTTTATCTCGATGATAGGAGAAGGTGGTTTTGATACAAATCCTCGCTCTCTTGCTATTCGTTTGAAATTGGAGCTCAGTGTACTCAATGACCCGCTCTATAAACTCTCAGAAGAGGAAGAAAAAAAGCTGAAAGAGGCTTTACTCCAAGATGGAGTGAAATACCGTCATGAGCAAAACAATGTGTTTCCTTTTAAACTTTCAGAAGACCAATTCGCGCAACTGAATACGCTCATTCCATCGAACTTCGTCTACTACTTAATGACGCAAGTTCAAATGTTTCTTACGAAGTTAGGTACGTTTGCCAATGGGGCTGATCTCTATCGTATTCCATTTGATCAAATCCCTTTTTCAAAAGATGCGCTAAAAGAGCTCAAAGGAATTGATAATGTCTTGCGCCCTCATGACGTATTTATTCAAAACTTTTTGGCTTATTATCATTTGGCAAAAACTGCTGCCCCTTCAGATCCTCGGATCGAAGAGCTGCGCTATTTACTGAGATCTTGCTCATTAGATAAATCTGATACAGTTAAGGCGATCAGAGAAATTCTTCTGGGGGTTTTAGACAATCCTTTTGCATTCCCAAAAACAGAAGAACTTCTTGTCTTACAAGAGACTTTTTCAAAAGAGCAAGTGATCACTCAACTTTATAATGATGCTAAGCAAATAAATTTAATGTCTTTCATCAATGAAGGACTCTCAATCATTTATTCAATGACAAAGACTTTTGTGCTACAAACTTACGAAACTCATAAAGCCAAAATAGTTTTATGGACCATTCAAATGCTCCTTGTGATCATGATTTTGCGTATCCCAAGTCGCTTTTTAGGTCCTTTTGCAGAGCTATGTGAAGAACGCTACTTTGGTCTCTTTTTCCGCTCTCTTCTCTCAGCACTTTTAAGGCCTGCAATTGAGTGGAGCTCAAAAGAGTTAGAAAGACTTCAAAAACCGATCATGAGTCGGATTTGGTCAAGCGAACCGAAACCGCTTCCTTATCTTAAGCCGACTATGCCCGCAGAGATTTTTACGCCAACACTGACGTTTAATTCCCAATTAGATGCTCCGATTAAAACGTGTCTACGCTTTCAAAGTTCAGACGATCCTTATCTCATTCCTGAAAGGTGTGATAAGAGCCAAGATCTCAAGACATTAGAAGAGATGCGCCGTAAATTCACCGCTGCAAAAGAAGACTCTCGAGAACCTTGCGTTCAAAGAGAGCGTGCTAAATTCCTGAAAGGGCTAGACGAGAAAAAAGCAGAGCTCGAAAGAATCAACGGCACAGTGGAATACAAGATCAATCAAAATCGTATTGGAGCTCTTCGCGCTATTGTTCGAAAAGAAAAGGAGAAGTTTGAGCAGATAGCTAGAGAAAAAAGTAGTCTCGTTTTACGTATTGCACATCACTACCCTCCGCAGCTTCATTTAGAAGTGAAAGGTGGATTGCTTCAAGCCCTGTCATTAGAAGAACTGATCGTTGCTTTTGGACGAAAAGATCATGAGAAAATCTTGCGCAGTAACCCTTCGCTTTCACGAGAAGAATTGGCCCGTCTTGAGCAACTCATTGGAGAGTATCTCGTCGCAAAAACAGCTGAAGATCGATTAGCCGTTGCATGTCAAAAGCTCTCCCAAGCAGAAATGTTGCATACCCGTTTAACAGAGACACAAGCTCGCAATAGAATTGCAAATGCTTTTTATAGCTGGCGAGGGCAATACCATGATCCTGCAAAAGATCAGCGAGAAGTCGACGCGCTCCTTACTGATAGCTTGCAAATTCTTCAAACGAAACGGTGTTTTGCTGGTGCGCAGAATCCTCACTTGCTCGTCTTTGAATATTTCATGAAACTCACCTTGAGACAAAATCAGGTGACATTCTTAGACCGTTTAACAGGGGCAATGGGAGATCCCAAAACTTTGGAGCGCATTATAGAAGAAGCGCACACAGGATTTGGAAAATCAAAAGTAGCGATTCCCCTTTGGCTTTACTTGACAAGTCAGTCTGGCCGTATTGCCATGATTACAGTTCCCGAAATGCTTCTCGAAGAAATGCGAATTCACTTAAAACAGGTTCTAGGAAAAGTCTATGACCAAGGCATTTCTCCCATTTACTTTGATCGCACACGTGCAAATGATCTCAATTACTTGAAATACATCAATCAAGTTTTTGAAGATGCAGAAGCGACTGGAAAGTGTGTTGTCATTTCGATCAACTCGCTCCACGGAATTGCTGTTTTAAAACACAAAGAGAATTATTTCAGGCGTGCACAAGAAGGTCTTCCTGCAGAGTACATCGAAGAACTCGATAAAACGCGCTGCATTTTAGCTGAAAAAGTTTCGAACTTTATCGATGAAGCGACAGACGCACTTTACATCCGTTATTCTTACGATTATTCAGTAGGGCGAAAAAAACCACTCGGAGTTTCCTACATTGAAACGACAAGAGAATTGTACGACCTTCTTGTGGAAAATACCGAGCTCTTAAAAAGAATCGACTTTGATTTCATGCAGCAAGCGGAAGGTAGCGAGACTCAAAAGTATGTCGATGAAGAGACCTATGAAAAGGTGGTTCTACCTGCTCTTATTGAAAGCGTGATCAAGAAATTTGCGATCCCAACTCAGCACCAGGCTGCTGCTCGCACGAGTTTAGCTGGTGGGTATGATGCTGGATGCGAAACGTTTTTTAGTTCGCTCAATCAGAAAGAGTCGAGTCAGTTTGCTCAGATTCGTAGAGAACTTGTGACATATTTCAGACAGAGTTTCAGTTGCCGTTGGAACGAACGGTATAAACTTGGAGAAGATCGAATTGCCTATCCCGCTCGAAATGGGAAGCTTATTCCTCGCTCGCAGTTTTCTGCACTTGACCTCATTTTGAATTTCACTATGCAAGCGAATATTAGAGTGCCATTTGAAATGAAGCATATTGAAGATTTCATTGAAGGGCTCATCAATGATTCCCTCTCCAAATCTCAACAAGAATTTGAGGGAAGTGTTGGATTCCGAGTTTACCAAAGGTTTAGCAACATGCTTGGTGGATTACCGCAGTTTGCCGAATTGAAAAAAGGACATAAACAGGCGCTCCTTGAAGCCATCAATAGCACCCCTCAAAACCGTCTCCTCTTTACAGAAGGGTATGTTCTTCCAAAACTGGAGTACTTCCCTCGTAAGATTGTCAGTTATCCACAATTGATCTTCAATCGGGTTCACAACCAAGGGGCGACTGGAACGCTTAGTGAGAACGTGCCAAGCGGATTCAAGCTCAATTTTGACCCTAAAACGATTTTCCGTAACTTAATCGTGCTTTGGCAAAAATCGAAAGATCAACTTTTCTCCATCCCGAAGTTGGAAGGAAGAGAACTGATCAATCATCTGTTCCACAATTTCAATGGAAACTTTAATGTAATTATTGACATTGCAGGATACATTAGAGGGTTTTCATCAAGTGAAGAGCTTGCTCGTGCGATTCTCGAAGTCACAGCCCATAGAGCTTCTCCTATTGATGCAGTTGGGTTCATTGACTCAGAAGGAAGAAACCTCATTCTAAAACGAGGTGCTTCTGCTCCTGTGCTCCGTGCCAACGCCTCAATTGATGTTGACCGAATCTTCCAGGTCTACAGACAAGAAGACGTCATCGGATTTGACATCAATCTTGACCGTGAAGCAAAAGCCATTATCACATGTGGACGTTTCACTCGAAGAGACTTTTTCATGCAAGGCGCTGGACGTCTGCGTGGTCTTAATAGCGGAATGGTTGCCTCTTTCGTGACGATTGAAGAAGAAATGGAATACATCCGTGAAGCGCTTGAGATTCCTAAAGAGCAGCAGATGCTCTTCGAAGACTTGTTCTTGTATGTCTTCAACTTAGAAGGAGAAAAACAAGGAGATGAAGCTTTTGATGTCATGTATCATGAATGGCTTGCAAAAATTGAGAACCTCTTCTGGAACAAAGATCTCGATTTACCCATGTCTGAGCGAACAAAACTGTTCAATCAACTGGGCAACTTCTACTGCCAAAAAGTCTTTCAAGATCCCATTGGGTCTCTCCGCTTAACTCGCGAAGAGCTCTCAATGGACGAGGTGACTGAAGGAACTCAAAGAGAACTTCTTTCAACATTTGAAAAAATCGTTGCGGAGCATCCTAATCTTGCAGAAGACTATGCAAGAGACAAATTAAAACCTCTCATCGAAGGTCAATTTGAAAAAAATCGTTTAAGAGAAAAAGCAACGCAGCTCCGAGGTGGAAGTGAGCTTCAACTTTCGTTTTCAGAAGTTGAACAAGAAGATGATAAAGATCTTGAACTCGAGATGATTCAAGTCAAAGATCTTGCGCGCAGTTCAGCGCTCTTCTTCGAGCCTGAAGAGCCTCAGCCACTTGAGCGTCCTTATGACGATCTTGGACAGTATCCCAAAGTTCAACGGTTCCATCCTAAGAGTGAGAGGTACGTGAATCCCGATATTCTTTGCTGCGATAACTTCTTTAGAATTTCAGAGTACATGCCTGAGCTCTATCGCGTGACAATGAAGCCTGCACGTTACTCGCTCATTGTTCAAAACCGGAAAGAGAAGACTTATCAAGTCGTTCTGCTTGATCTGCATACAGCAAATGAGATTTATGCAGCAATGAAACAAGATAAAGAAGATGGGCGCGTGCGTCATGATGACTTTGATTACTACCTCATTGGAAATGATACGATGAATCTTCTTGCAGCGAATGGCAAAGAGAAGTGGACGCAAGAGACAGCAAACGAGACCAACTTAAGAGCTCTCATGCTGGAAGCGCGGCCCTATACAGGAAAGCTCGATTTTGACCATGAAGATCAAACAAAGCTTCAAGAAAGTGAAATCGCAATTCCATTCTTCAAAACGATTGAAGACCGGTTTGTGAAGCCATGGCCTTATTATCAAAGATCTCTTGATAACTACTCAGCCCTCGTGATGTAA